From the genome of Natronolimnobius baerhuensis:
TCCGCGATGCGCTTTGCCGGCGAAACCTGTGTCACCGCGCAGGTGAACGAACTCGCCTTCGAACGGCCGATCAGAATCGGCGATACGGCGCTGGTCGAGGCCTACGTCTACGACGCGGGACGGACGAGCGCCCACGTCGCACTCCGTGCCTGGCGCGAAGAACCCAGAAGCGGCGAGACTGAGAAGACGACTGCCTCCTCGTTTACGTTCGTCGCAATCGATGAGGATGGTTCGCCGGTGCCGGTCCCTGATCTCACCGTCGACAGCGAGCGAGGCGAAGCACTCCGTGAGCGGGCGCTCGACGCCGAGTACTAACCGAAATCGCGTGTCAGAGACGCGCTACTCGAGCACCAGCACGTACCGCGTCAGCGACCGATGCACGCGCCGTTCGAACGTGGCCTCGAGTTCCCAGCCTGCCGCCTGCGCTTCGTCTTGCCACGACCGATCAGCGACGACGACGGCTCGTGACGCGACGCGGCGGGCTTCGGCGAGCGCGCCGGCAACGAGGTCCTCGAGGCGGTGGGTTTCAATCTTCGACTGGCGGCCGTAGGGAGCGTCGAAGACCACGCCGTCGACGGCGTCGTCGGCGAGCGGCAAGCGGGTTCCGTCACCGCGTCCGACGTGCCAGGAGCCGCGGTCGACGCCCGTCGGCGAGAGGTTGGGGGCGTCGAGAAAGTGCTCGAGATTCGTCCGTGCGCCTGCAGCCATCTTTTCCTGAGCGTCGGTGCCGATCACGTCCGCGCCGACGAGACCAGCCTCGACGAGCACGCCGCCGGTGCCACACATGGGATCGAGAATTGTCGCGCCTGAGCGTGCGCCGGCGACGTTGGCGACGGCGCGAGCGAGCAGCGGGTCCATGCTGCCGGGCTGGAAGAAGGGCTTGTCTGTCGGTGCGCGCGTCCCGAAATCGCGGACGCTCTCGGCGGCGAGCCAGCCGAGCGCACAGACGGAGTCCTGTTCGCTTTCGGCGTCGGT
Proteins encoded in this window:
- a CDS encoding acyl-CoA thioesterase; translated protein: MPTVLDTHIENRFRVQPNHANNNDSLHGGNLMKWLDEIGAMSAMRFAGETCVTAQVNELAFERPIRIGDTALVEAYVYDAGRTSAHVALRAWREEPRSGETEKTTASSFTFVAIDEDGSPVPVPDLTVDSERGEALRERALDAEY
- a CDS encoding TIGR01177 family methyltransferase — its product is MYLLELGGEDDAFAAREAESAATGVRPIAPGLAVARGIAPERVRGLAYTHRASGLLGRTDADLESAQALLEAATLERDDGSIAVRATDVHGATGIDTERAERELGRVLVERGFSVDLDDPDHLLRAVFSAGSVGSTDAESEQDSVCALGWLAAESVRDFGTRAPTDKPFFQPGSMDPLLARAVANVAGARSGATILDPMCGTGGVLVEAGLVGADVIGTDAQEKMAAGARTNLEHFLDAPNLSPTGVDRGSWHVGRGDGTRLPLADDAVDGVVFDAPYGRQSKIETHRLEDLVAGALAEARRVASRAVVVADRSWQDEAQAAGWELEATFERRVHRSLTRYVLVLE